A single Venturia canescens isolate UGA chromosome 1, ASM1945775v1, whole genome shotgun sequence DNA region contains:
- the LOC122418878 gene encoding major royal jelly protein 1-like, which translates to MGPIVTLLGLACLASSVLAQSGLRVQYQWEYVDWVEPSVEQTGKSYILGNSFPLDIDIDKLGRIFVTSPQWFEGIPISLSLMTNAQGPGGPLLTPYPDWSWHVPNDCEKITSVFRIAIDECDRLWFVDLGRRGKTLMCPMKIMVFDLNTDQLIHTHILSDETSLNGMASYVTPIVEIGATCLDTHLFVADVIRHGMMVYDLRRDHSWRLNNTYGNAFGNDSDVSSLTIAGETFDLIDGTLGMSLSPPGFSDKRYLYFNSLASYYQKFTDVDSLKMSENQEPIIYQSILKRPSQAGVQATSKRGVLFFQLVEYTAIACWNIEKPFTPENIAVIAQDEEKLQYVSGIKVKVNPEGQEELWFNTIRLQKIVLKTIRHDEVNYRTLRGLVDDLIRNTVCEPPNWRGSYPDLTSWRQI; encoded by the exons ATGGGACCGATTGTCACACTTTTGGGCCTTGCCTGCCTCGCTTCTTCGGTCCTCGCTCAATCCGGCCTGCGCGTTCAGTATCAATGGGAATATGTCGACTGGGTTGAACCGAGCGTCGAACAAACTGGAAAATCTTATATTCTGGGAAATTCATTTCCCCTTGACATAGATATCGACAAGTTGGGACGAATTTTCGTGACAAGCCCGCAGTGGTTCGAGGGAATACCGATTTCATTGTCGCTGATGACCAATGCGCAGGGGCCGGGCGGTCCCTTGCTGACGCCGTATCCAGACTGGTCCTGGCATGTGCCCAACGATTGTGAGAAAATTACCTCCGTTTTCAGGATAGCG ATCGACGAGTGCGATCGATTGTGGTTTGTCGATCTAGGCAGAAGAGGTAAAACGCTTATGTGTCCGATGAAGATTATGGTGTTTGATTTGAACACCGATCAATtgatacacacacacattctAAGCGACGAAACATCGTTGAACGGTATGGCTTCATACGTAACGCCAATTGTTGAGATCGGAGCAACCTGTCTCGATACTCATCTTTTCGTCGCCGACGTTATACGCCATGGTATGATGGTCTACGATCTGAGACGCGATCATTCGTGGAGACTCAATAACACATACGGAAACGCTTTCGGTAACGATTCCGACGTATCGAGTCTGACCATTGCTGGTGAAACTTTCGACCTCATCGATGGTACACTCGGAATGTCTCTTTCTCCACCAGGATTTTCAGACAAAAG ATATCTCTACTTCAACTCGCTAGCCAGCTATTACCAAAAATTCACAGACGTCGATTCGCTCAAGATGAGCGAGAATCAGGAACCGATAATATACCAGTCGATATTGAAGCGGCCGAGTCAGGCGGGTGTTCAGGCGACTTCGAAACGTGGCGTACTGTTTTTCCAGCTGGTCGAGTACACGGCGATAGCATGTTGGAACATCGAAAAACCTTTTACTCCCGAAAACATTGCTGTTATTGCTCAGGACGAGGAAAAATTACAATACGTAAGCGGTATTAAGGTAAAAGTTAATCCGGAAGGACAAGAAGAGCTTTGGTTCAACACGATCAGACTGCAGAAAATCGTACTCAAGACGATCCGACACGACGAAGTTAACTATAGAACTTTACGAGGCCTCGTCGATGACTTGATACGGAATACGGTTTGCGAGCCTCCCAATTGGCGCGGTTCCTATCCCGACTTGACATCGTGGCGACAGATTTAA